A stretch of the Halococcus hamelinensis 100A6 genome encodes the following:
- a CDS encoding TatD family hydrolase encodes MNLDTPVLDNHLHLDPDHGQGLDAVADFANVGGTHLLVVNKPSWTLGVEVEDADDFRVAFETTIDVVAEATEVLDGRAWPVLGVHPGLVTHLTDRGFSPEAAGELMRSGLDVAAEYVSSGAALALKSGRPHYEVGDEVWEASNAALRHALALGAEHDCAVQLHTEATDDLTEVAEWAEERGLPAHRVVKHYAGGRLAGPTPSVMSEKDRLETAAEAGEPFLMETDFIDDPDRPGAVLGPKTVPRRVRWLLENGHDEAVRRAHVETPAQVYGIDTDSG; translated from the coding sequence ATGAACCTCGATACGCCGGTTCTCGACAACCACCTCCACCTCGACCCCGACCACGGGCAGGGTCTCGACGCGGTGGCGGACTTCGCGAACGTCGGTGGCACCCACCTCCTCGTGGTCAACAAACCGTCGTGGACCCTCGGCGTCGAGGTCGAAGATGCCGACGACTTCCGGGTCGCGTTCGAGACCACCATCGACGTCGTGGCGGAGGCCACCGAGGTTCTCGACGGGCGCGCGTGGCCCGTGCTGGGCGTGCATCCGGGGCTCGTGACCCACCTCACGGACCGCGGCTTCTCCCCGGAAGCGGCGGGGGAACTGATGCGGTCCGGTCTCGACGTCGCCGCCGAGTACGTCTCGTCGGGCGCGGCGCTCGCGCTGAAGTCCGGCCGGCCCCACTACGAGGTCGGCGACGAGGTGTGGGAGGCCTCGAACGCGGCCCTGCGGCACGCGCTCGCGCTCGGGGCGGAACACGATTGCGCGGTCCAGCTCCACACCGAGGCCACCGACGACCTCACCGAGGTCGCGGAGTGGGCCGAGGAACGCGGGTTACCGGCGCATCGAGTGGTGAAACACTACGCGGGCGGGCGGCTCGCCGGCCCGACGCCGAGCGTGATGAGCGAGAAGGACCGATTGGAGACGGCGGCCGAGGCGGGCGAGCCGTTCCTGATGGAGACGGACTTCATCGACGACCCCGATAGGCCAGGAGCGGTTCTGGGGCCGAAGACGGTGCCGCGACGGGTGCGGTGGCTGCTCGAAAACGGTCACGACGAGGCCGTGCGGCGCGCCCACGTCGAGACGCCGGCACAGGTGTACGGTATTGACACGGACTCGGGCTAA
- a CDS encoding DUF2150 family protein yields the protein MSEPPVAYYTDERWQNWLDRLREAELDPEDEDAARLLWNLQEDAAIAVTKVIADYDDGELDDEAAIAELADIREIVLSEVEIEDEETLLLVDGVQTSLVCVFYAAELYVAEGVDENPIDERLSAASAAEEREAFDDALEHCAQAGTRIIDGAALEPETVEEIGYGPVAEWLNGLGSLESAFADPEFIEEDEEAA from the coding sequence ATGAGCGAACCCCCAGTGGCGTACTACACCGACGAACGCTGGCAGAACTGGCTCGACCGCCTGCGCGAGGCCGAGCTCGACCCCGAGGACGAGGACGCCGCGCGCCTGCTCTGGAACCTCCAGGAGGACGCCGCGATCGCGGTCACGAAGGTCATCGCCGACTACGACGACGGCGAACTCGACGACGAGGCCGCGATCGCCGAACTCGCCGACATCCGTGAGATCGTGCTCTCGGAGGTCGAGATCGAGGACGAGGAGACCCTGCTGCTGGTCGACGGCGTCCAGACCTCCCTCGTCTGTGTGTTCTACGCCGCCGAACTCTACGTCGCCGAGGGGGTCGACGAGAACCCGATCGACGAACGGCTCAGCGCCGCGAGCGCCGCCGAGGAGCGCGAGGCGTTCGACGACGCGCTCGAACACTGTGCGCAGGCGGGCACGCGTATCATCGACGGCGCGGCGCTCGAACCCGAGACCGTCGAGGAGATCGGCTACGGGCCGGTCGCCGAGTGGCTCAACGGTCTCGGGAGCCTCGAAAGCGCCTTCGCCGACCCCGAGTTCATCGAGGAAGACGAGGAAGCCGCGTAG
- a CDS encoding PRC-barrel domain-containing protein, whose translation MDATQTEIGTLVGRDVYSTNGTYVGEIEDVRLDLDTEFVTGLAVGGLNREALSGRARGAAGVIVPFRWVRSVGDIVLVSDVIERLREPDEESEAEATA comes from the coding sequence ATGGATGCGACACAGACGGAGATCGGGACGCTCGTCGGCCGTGACGTCTACTCCACGAACGGCACCTACGTCGGCGAGATCGAGGACGTGCGGCTCGACCTCGACACCGAGTTCGTCACGGGGCTCGCGGTCGGCGGGCTGAACCGCGAGGCGCTCTCGGGGCGGGCACGCGGTGCTGCTGGGGTGATCGTGCCGTTCCGGTGGGTCCGGTCGGTGGGCGACATCGTTCTCGTGAGCGACGTGATCGAGCGCCTCCGCGAACCCGACGAGGAGAGCGAGGCCGAGGCCACCGCCTAG
- a CDS encoding DHH family phosphoesterase: MSTGITMASMSTYAILGCGSVGYAVAEDLVDEGKDVLIIDVDEGRVEALRDQDLNAKTADIGDEAVPEAVADRDVLLILSTDIEANRAAIENVRADGSEQFIIARASDPVTADELREAGADAVVNPSKVIADAALRALETGELEHKARRLADVLDETEEQLAILANDNPGPDSIASAVALQAIAEARGIEADILYDGEIGHQEDRAFVNLIGVELLARDAVEFDAYDRLALVDHAQSMEQAIERPIDVLIDHHEPEEEYEAAFVDVRADVSSTSTILTKYVQEFDLNLDEAVATALLYGIRAETLDFKRDTTPADLTAASYLYPFADHDTLEQVESPSMSPETLDVLAEAIRNRDVKGSHLVSNAGYIHDRDALARAAQHLLNLEGVTTSAVFAIDDERITLSARSKDIRINVRNVLEDAFDELGEAVGHSTDATVTIPLGIFTGLETSDDNRETLLRLTEQAVRRKLFAALGVDDNGN; the protein is encoded by the coding sequence ATGAGCACCGGCATCACGATGGCCTCGATGTCGACCTACGCCATTCTGGGGTGCGGAAGCGTCGGCTACGCCGTCGCCGAGGACCTCGTCGACGAGGGCAAGGACGTCCTCATCATCGACGTCGACGAGGGCCGGGTCGAGGCGCTTCGTGACCAGGACCTGAACGCCAAGACCGCGGACATCGGCGACGAGGCGGTGCCGGAGGCGGTCGCCGACCGCGACGTCCTCCTGATCCTCTCGACGGATATCGAGGCCAACCGGGCCGCGATCGAGAACGTCCGGGCCGACGGCAGCGAGCAGTTCATCATCGCCCGGGCGTCGGACCCGGTGACCGCCGACGAGCTCCGCGAGGCGGGGGCCGACGCCGTGGTCAACCCCTCGAAGGTGATCGCCGACGCCGCGCTCCGCGCGCTCGAAACCGGCGAACTCGAACACAAGGCCCGCCGGCTCGCCGACGTCCTCGACGAGACCGAAGAACAGCTCGCGATCCTCGCGAACGACAACCCGGGCCCGGACTCGATCGCGAGCGCGGTCGCGCTCCAGGCGATCGCCGAAGCCCGCGGGATCGAAGCCGACATCCTCTACGACGGTGAGATCGGCCACCAGGAGGACCGCGCGTTCGTCAACCTGATCGGGGTCGAGCTCCTCGCGCGCGACGCCGTCGAGTTCGACGCCTACGACCGCCTCGCGCTCGTCGACCACGCCCAGTCGATGGAGCAGGCGATCGAGCGCCCGATCGACGTGTTGATCGACCACCACGAGCCCGAAGAGGAGTACGAGGCGGCGTTCGTCGACGTCCGCGCCGACGTCTCCTCGACCTCGACGATCCTCACGAAGTACGTCCAGGAGTTCGACCTCAACCTCGACGAGGCGGTCGCGACCGCCCTGCTCTACGGGATCCGGGCCGAGACCCTCGACTTCAAACGCGATACCACGCCCGCGGACCTCACCGCGGCGTCGTACCTCTATCCCTTCGCCGACCACGACACGCTCGAACAGGTCGAATCGCCCTCGATGAGCCCCGAGACCCTCGACGTGCTCGCCGAAGCCATCAGAAACCGCGACGTCAAGGGGTCACACCTCGTCTCGAACGCGGGCTACATTCACGACCGCGACGCGCTCGCGCGCGCGGCCCAGCACCTCCTCAACCTGGAGGGGGTGACCACCTCCGCGGTCTTCGCGATCGACGACGAGCGGATCACCCTCTCGGCGCGTTCGAAGGACATCCGGATCAACGTCCGGAACGTGCTCGAGGACGCCTTCGACGAACTCGGCGAGGCGGTGGGCCACTCGACCGACGCCACGGTCACCATCCCGCTCGGCATCTTCACCGGGCTCGAGACCTCCGACGACAACCGCGAGACGCTGCTCCGGCTCACCGAGCAGGCGGTCAGACGAAAGCTCTTCGCCGCACTCGGCGTCGACGACAACGGGAACTAG
- a CDS encoding class I fructose-bisphosphate aldolase, which translates to MLPLENSPLARDGNILILAYDHGLEHGPSDFTDLPERMDPETVFEAATHDAVTSLAVQKGVAEGYYPSYEDDVSLLVKLNGTSNLWMGEPDSAVNCSVEYAAEIGADALGFTLYGGSNNEIAMAEEFRDAQEAARDHDLPMVMWSYPRGQGLKNDTSGDTIAYAAREALELGADVAKVKYPGSREAMEHTVQAAGGENGIEVVMSGGSKVSDEAFLNDVKAVMDAGGSGLAVGRNVWQRENPTQILDALGAVIHEGASVDAALSE; encoded by the coding sequence ATGCTTCCGCTCGAGAACTCGCCGCTCGCACGCGACGGCAACATACTGATCCTCGCCTACGACCACGGGCTCGAACACGGCCCCTCGGACTTCACCGACCTCCCCGAACGGATGGACCCGGAGACGGTGTTCGAGGCCGCCACCCACGACGCCGTCACCTCGCTCGCGGTCCAGAAGGGGGTCGCCGAGGGCTACTACCCCTCCTACGAGGACGACGTCTCCCTGCTCGTCAAGCTGAACGGGACCTCGAACCTCTGGATGGGCGAGCCCGACAGCGCGGTGAACTGCTCGGTCGAGTACGCCGCCGAGATCGGGGCGGACGCGCTCGGCTTCACCCTCTACGGCGGGTCGAACAACGAGATCGCGATGGCCGAGGAGTTCCGCGACGCCCAGGAGGCCGCCCGCGACCACGACCTGCCGATGGTGATGTGGTCGTATCCCCGAGGGCAGGGGCTCAAGAACGACACGAGCGGCGACACCATCGCCTACGCCGCCCGCGAGGCGCTCGAACTCGGGGCCGATGTCGCGAAGGTCAAGTACCCCGGCAGCCGCGAGGCCATGGAGCACACCGTCCAGGCCGCCGGCGGCGAGAACGGCATCGAGGTCGTGATGTCCGGCGGGTCGAAGGTCTCCGACGAGGCGTTCCTCAACGACGTGAAGGCCGTGATGGACGCCGGCGGGTCGGGGCTCGCCGTGGGCCGGAACGTCTGGCAGCGCGAGAACCCCACCCAGATCCTCGACGCGCTCGGGGCCGTCATCCACGAGGGCGCGTCGGTCGACGCCGCGCTGTCCGAATGA
- a CDS encoding class 1 fructose-bisphosphatase: protein MSDTVEAVLDTLAETAPEIRGGLVGRREYQDGENPSGETQLAADVHADRLLEERLLAIDGVGSYASEERDEVIEDGSGLAVAVDPLDGSSNIKPNNSMGTIVGVYDAPLPASGHDLVAAVYTLYGPITTMMAAVDGTTTEYVIEDSEARSASDSSSGQSPRDSERHVATEGVELPNEPTVYGFGGRVPDWTPEFTDYAREIEQELKLRYGGAMIGDVNQVLTYGGVFAYPALESDPNGKLRLQFEANPMAAIVEAAGGASSDGERSLLDVEPEDLHDRVPVHLGNRDLIDRLEGALADGG, encoded by the coding sequence ATGAGCGACACCGTCGAGGCGGTCCTCGACACCCTCGCCGAGACCGCCCCCGAGATCAGGGGGGGACTGGTCGGCCGGCGCGAGTACCAGGACGGCGAGAACCCGAGCGGCGAGACGCAGCTCGCGGCGGACGTCCACGCCGACCGGTTGCTCGAAGAGCGCTTGCTCGCTATCGACGGCGTCGGAAGCTACGCCAGCGAGGAACGCGACGAGGTGATCGAGGACGGCTCGGGGCTCGCGGTCGCGGTCGACCCGCTCGACGGCTCCTCGAACATCAAGCCCAACAACTCGATGGGCACCATCGTCGGGGTCTACGACGCGCCGCTGCCGGCGAGCGGGCACGACCTCGTGGCTGCGGTCTACACCCTCTACGGCCCGATCACGACGATGATGGCCGCCGTCGACGGCACCACCACCGAGTACGTGATCGAGGACAGCGAGGCGCGAAGCGCCTCGGATTCGTCGAGCGGGCAAAGCCCGCGAGACAGCGAGCGCCACGTCGCGACGGAGGGCGTCGAACTCCCCAACGAGCCGACGGTCTACGGCTTCGGCGGGCGCGTGCCCGACTGGACGCCCGAGTTCACCGACTACGCTCGCGAGATAGAGCAAGAGCTCAAGCTCCGCTACGGCGGCGCGATGATCGGCGACGTGAACCAGGTCCTCACCTACGGCGGGGTGTTCGCGTATCCCGCGCTCGAATCCGATCCCAACGGAAAGCTCCGGCTCCAGTTCGAGGCCAACCCGATGGCCGCCATCGTGGAGGCGGCGGGCGGGGCCTCCTCCGACGGCGAGCGCTCGCTGCTCGACGTCGAGCCCGAGGACCTCCACGACCGTGTCCCCGTCCACCTCGGGAACCGCGACCTCATCGACCGGCTCGAAGGCGCGCTCGCGGACGGTGGGTGA
- a CDS encoding acyl-CoA carboxylase subunit beta, whose amino-acid sequence MEIHIGGGASDEEARVIGSALAEHVGESIEVYVGDGDEPATTADPPESEDSTGSSGSAATEEPDLGPTEREKQLRKEIAEIEQGGPEKYKDRLSDQGKLFVRDRLDLWFDGGLSFEDGRFAEFDADDQLPADGLLTGGAEFEGRDLHVMANDFTVKAGSMAGKGVEKFLRMQQRALKTGKPVLYLMDSSGGRIDQQTGFFANREGIGKYYYNHSMLSGRVPQICVLYGPCIAGAAYTPVFADFTVMVEGMSAMAIASPRMVEMVTGEKIDLQDLGGARVHAAESGSADLVAEDEEHARELVAQLVTYLPDNSDEQPPRADPRPPARSPAGIDSVVPERPNRGYDMHDVIERVADQGSILELGSEFGPEIVTAFCRIDGRPVGIVANQPAHRAGAIFPDSAKKAAEFVWKCDAYNVPLLYLCDTPGFMAGSGVEKEGILEEGKKMIYATSSATVPKQCVVVRKAYGAGIYAMSGPAYDPEATLGLPSGEIAIMGPEAAINAVYRNRLDEIDDDEERAEREAELREEYREDIDVHRMASETVIDEIVPPSELRDELAARFAFYEDVEKSLPDKKHGTVL is encoded by the coding sequence ATGGAGATCCATATCGGCGGCGGGGCGAGCGACGAGGAAGCGCGCGTCATCGGCAGCGCGCTCGCCGAGCACGTCGGCGAGTCGATCGAGGTCTACGTCGGCGACGGCGACGAACCCGCGACGACCGCCGACCCGCCGGAGTCCGAGGATTCGACTGGTTCCTCTGGATCGGCGGCGACGGAGGAACCGGACCTCGGCCCGACCGAACGAGAGAAACAGCTCAGAAAGGAGATCGCCGAGATCGAGCAGGGCGGCCCCGAGAAGTACAAGGACCGCCTCTCGGACCAGGGAAAGCTCTTCGTCCGCGACCGCCTCGATCTCTGGTTCGATGGCGGACTCTCGTTCGAGGACGGCCGCTTCGCCGAGTTCGACGCCGACGACCAGTTACCCGCCGACGGGCTTCTCACGGGAGGAGCCGAGTTCGAGGGTCGCGACCTGCACGTGATGGCGAACGATTTCACCGTCAAGGCCGGCAGCATGGCCGGCAAGGGCGTCGAGAAGTTCCTCAGGATGCAACAGCGCGCGCTCAAGACCGGGAAGCCGGTGCTCTACCTGATGGACTCGTCCGGGGGACGGATCGACCAACAGACCGGGTTCTTCGCCAACCGCGAGGGCATCGGCAAGTACTACTACAATCACTCGATGCTCTCGGGTCGCGTCCCGCAGATCTGTGTGCTCTACGGGCCGTGTATCGCGGGCGCGGCGTACACCCCCGTTTTCGCGGATTTCACGGTGATGGTCGAGGGAATGTCCGCGATGGCGATCGCCTCGCCCCGGATGGTGGAGATGGTCACCGGCGAGAAGATCGACCTCCAGGACCTCGGCGGTGCGCGGGTCCACGCCGCCGAATCGGGCAGTGCCGACCTCGTGGCCGAGGACGAAGAACACGCCCGCGAGCTCGTCGCCCAGCTCGTCACCTACCTCCCGGACAACTCGGACGAGCAACCGCCGCGCGCCGACCCCCGACCGCCCGCGCGTTCGCCCGCAGGGATCGATTCGGTGGTGCCCGAACGCCCGAACCGGGGCTACGACATGCACGACGTGATCGAGCGCGTCGCCGACCAGGGCTCGATTCTCGAACTCGGTTCCGAGTTCGGCCCCGAGATCGTCACCGCCTTCTGCCGTATCGACGGCCGACCCGTCGGGATCGTGGCGAACCAGCCCGCCCACCGCGCGGGCGCGATCTTCCCCGATTCGGCCAAGAAAGCCGCCGAGTTCGTCTGGAAGTGTGACGCCTACAACGTCCCGCTGCTCTACCTCTGTGACACGCCGGGGTTCATGGCGGGGTCGGGGGTCGAGAAGGAGGGGATCCTCGAAGAGGGCAAGAAGATGATCTACGCCACCTCGTCGGCCACGGTGCCGAAACAGTGTGTCGTCGTCAGGAAGGCCTACGGCGCGGGGATCTACGCCATGTCGGGACCGGCCTACGACCCCGAGGCCACCCTCGGGCTCCCGTCGGGCGAGATCGCCATCATGGGGCCCGAGGCGGCGATCAACGCGGTCTATCGCAATCGACTCGACGAGATCGACGACGACGAGGAACGCGCCGAGCGCGAGGCCGAACTCCGTGAGGAGTATCGCGAGGACATCGACGTCCACCGGATGGCGAGCGAGACGGTGATCGACGAGATCGTGCCGCCGAGCGAACTCCGCGACGAGCTCGCCGCCCGGTTCGCGTTCTACGAGGACGTCGAGAAGTCGCTGCCGGACAAGAAACACGGCACGGTCCTGTAG
- a CDS encoding fluoroquinolone export ABC transporter permease subunit, which translates to MSVESVTANGVSSTLDRLASMLEWDVRLQVRYGFYTVYAVVTALYVFGLTQVPDEFESLALTLVVFSDPAFLGFYFIAALVLFEKREGVVDAFTVSPLSGVEYLLSKTLSLTLLAVAASLVLALLSVGPAFDPLALVLGVGLTSVLFVLFGFVAVARFDTINAYFVTSAVYLAPTALPLLDFLGIVESPLFSLFPTQASLVLIGAAFSPVPTGELVYGVGYLVVWIGVAAVAARWAFDTYIVHGGTTGTSETAVPRGSSVGMGRKYGPVVTLAVSDLKNWLRDPLLAFIAVLPLAYALVGRLLVPAATDLLAPGFDLRPYYPLVLALITFSTPLLYGFVTGFLVLEERDQNVLAALWTSPLTGRGYLLYRGLSVTLLSFVSSVLVVPLVGLVSVPFGLLVSCAAVGSLWGVGSALLLVRFASNSVEGVVVSKFFGFTLLVPVLAVAFVPTPWGFLAGALPLYWPLAAFVLGLGGASIATVAGYLVAGVVASAVYIAAFGRGIRP; encoded by the coding sequence ATGAGCGTCGAGAGCGTGACAGCCAACGGCGTGTCGTCGACCCTCGACCGCCTCGCGTCGATGCTCGAATGGGACGTTCGACTGCAGGTCCGGTACGGGTTCTACACCGTCTACGCCGTCGTCACCGCGCTGTACGTGTTCGGACTCACGCAGGTCCCCGACGAGTTCGAGTCGCTCGCGCTGACGCTCGTCGTGTTCAGCGACCCCGCCTTCCTCGGCTTCTACTTCATCGCCGCGCTCGTGCTGTTCGAAAAACGCGAGGGCGTCGTCGACGCGTTCACCGTCTCGCCCCTCAGTGGCGTCGAGTATCTGTTGTCGAAGACGCTGTCGCTCACCCTGCTGGCCGTCGCCGCGTCGCTCGTTCTCGCCCTCCTCTCGGTCGGTCCCGCCTTCGACCCACTCGCCCTCGTGCTCGGCGTCGGCCTCACGTCCGTCCTCTTCGTGCTGTTCGGCTTCGTCGCCGTCGCCCGCTTCGACACCATCAACGCGTACTTCGTGACCTCGGCGGTCTACCTCGCGCCGACGGCGCTCCCGCTGCTGGACTTCCTCGGCATCGTCGAGAGTCCACTGTTCTCCCTGTTCCCCACGCAGGCGTCGCTCGTGCTCATCGGCGCGGCGTTCTCTCCCGTACCGACGGGGGAACTCGTCTACGGCGTCGGCTACCTGGTCGTCTGGATCGGCGTCGCCGCCGTCGCCGCCCGCTGGGCGTTCGACACGTACATCGTCCACGGCGGAACGACCGGGACCTCCGAGACGGCGGTCCCGCGCGGGTCGTCGGTCGGCATGGGTCGAAAGTACGGCCCGGTGGTGACGCTCGCCGTCTCGGACCTGAAGAACTGGCTCCGCGACCCGCTGCTCGCCTTCATCGCCGTGCTTCCGCTGGCGTACGCGCTCGTCGGTCGACTGCTCGTTCCGGCCGCGACCGACCTCCTCGCGCCGGGGTTCGACCTGCGACCGTACTACCCACTGGTCCTCGCCCTGATCACGTTCAGCACGCCCTTACTGTACGGCTTCGTGACGGGCTTTCTCGTGCTGGAGGAGCGCGACCAGAACGTCCTCGCGGCACTGTGGACCTCGCCACTGACGGGTCGCGGCTACCTCCTGTATCGAGGGCTGTCGGTGACGCTCCTCTCGTTCGTCTCCAGCGTGCTCGTCGTCCCCCTTGTCGGTCTCGTCTCGGTTCCGTTCGGTCTGCTCGTCTCCTGTGCAGCGGTCGGGTCGCTGTGGGGTGTCGGGAGCGCGCTCCTGCTCGTGCGCTTCGCGTCGAACTCGGTGGAGGGCGTCGTCGTCAGCAAGTTCTTCGGGTTCACGCTGCTCGTGCCGGTGCTCGCCGTCGCGTTCGTCCCGACGCCGTGGGGGTTCCTCGCCGGCGCACTCCCACTCTACTGGCCGCTGGCCGCGTTCGTGCTGGGACTCGGCGGCGCGTCGATCGCGACGGTGGCGGGCTATCTGGTCGCGGGCGTCGTCGCCAGCGCCGTCTACATCGCGGCGTTCGGTCGGGGGATCAGACCGTAG
- a CDS encoding ABC transporter ATP-binding protein, with product MSEPEQARTVSAVATDVEPAGGPETDTPVASDPIVRIRGLTYTYAGSDEPAVRGIDFTVREGEIFGFLGPSGAGKSTTQKVLTGLLDGYEGSVRVFGEEVANHGGDYYERIGISAEAPNHYLKLTGRENLTLFASLYDREPRDPDELLELVGLADDADRPVSAYSKGMRMRLNFVRALLNHPDLLVLDEPTNGLDPGNAKTVKDVVRELRASGTTVFVTTHDMNVADQLCDRVAFMVDGELPVVDSPKALKVRHGKRTVRVEVSRDGSQTDSLEPLTFPLDGLAEDPEFQRLLASGAVETLHTEEATLEDVFLDVTGEQLR from the coding sequence ATGAGCGAGCCCGAGCAGGCCAGAACGGTCTCGGCGGTCGCGACCGACGTCGAACCCGCCGGCGGGCCCGAAACCGACACACCGGTGGCGAGCGACCCCATCGTCCGCATCCGCGGGCTGACCTACACCTACGCGGGGAGCGACGAACCGGCGGTCAGGGGGATCGACTTCACGGTCCGCGAGGGCGAGATATTCGGCTTTCTCGGGCCGAGCGGCGCGGGAAAGAGCACGACGCAGAAGGTACTGACAGGCCTCCTCGATGGCTACGAGGGGTCGGTGAGGGTGTTCGGTGAGGAGGTGGCGAATCACGGCGGTGACTACTACGAGCGCATCGGCATCTCGGCCGAAGCACCGAACCACTACCTGAAACTGACCGGTCGCGAGAACCTCACGCTGTTCGCCTCGCTGTATGACCGGGAGCCGCGCGACCCGGACGAACTGCTCGAGCTCGTCGGGCTCGCCGACGACGCGGATCGACCGGTGAGCGCCTACTCGAAGGGGATGCGGATGCGTCTCAACTTCGTGCGAGCACTGCTGAACCATCCGGACCTCCTCGTTCTGGACGAGCCGACCAACGGTCTCGACCCGGGGAACGCGAAGACCGTCAAGGACGTCGTCCGCGAGCTGCGGGCGTCGGGGACGACGGTGTTCGTGACGACCCACGACATGAACGTCGCCGACCAACTCTGCGACCGCGTCGCGTTCATGGTCGACGGGGAACTCCCCGTCGTCGACTCACCGAAGGCGCTGAAGGTCCGGCACGGGAAGCGGACGGTCCGCGTCGAAGTCAGTCGGGATGGGAGCCAAACCGATTCGCTCGAACCACTGACCTTCCCGCTCGACGGCCTCGCGGAGGACCCCGAGTTCCAGCGCCTGCTCGCCTCGGGTGCCGTCGAGACCCTCCACACCGAGGAGGCGACGCTCGAGGACGTGTTCCTCGACGTCACCGGGGAGCAACTCCGATGA
- a CDS encoding TetR/AcrR family transcriptional regulator: MRGFSDAERDRIRDGLVETGRELFTQYGVQKTTIAELTDPVGIAPSTFYQFFDTKDDLYAEVLERESDEIVGPLMANSFESTDDPETAIRRFLRSILDEIETNPLMRQVLVDGTAHEYVTRGTEGERRAERDEELAFILPYVERWHEQGELGDTDPKVVASVIRAATFITLHQDDIGEDLYPDTRNRMIDAVAAGLTESSR; encoded by the coding sequence GTGAGGGGGTTCAGTGATGCGGAGCGCGACCGGATTCGGGACGGGTTGGTGGAGACGGGTCGGGAGTTGTTCACCCAGTACGGCGTGCAGAAGACCACTATCGCCGAACTCACCGACCCGGTCGGGATCGCTCCGAGCACGTTCTACCAGTTCTTCGACACCAAAGACGACCTCTACGCTGAAGTCCTCGAGCGCGAGAGCGACGAGATCGTCGGGCCGCTCATGGCGAACTCCTTCGAGTCGACGGACGACCCCGAGACGGCGATTCGACGGTTCCTGCGCTCCATCCTCGACGAGATCGAGACGAACCCGCTGATGCGACAGGTGCTGGTCGACGGGACCGCCCACGAGTACGTCACGCGCGGCACCGAGGGGGAGCGACGAGCGGAGCGCGACGAGGAACTGGCGTTCATCCTCCCGTACGTCGAACGGTGGCACGAACAGGGGGAGCTCGGCGACACGGACCCGAAGGTGGTCGCCAGCGTCATCCGCGCGGCCACGTTCATCACGCTCCACCAGGACGACATCGGCGAGGACCTCTACCCCGACACGCGAAACCGCATGATAGACGCCGTCGCGGCCGGTCTCACTGAATCTTCGCGCTGA
- a CDS encoding ribonuclease H-like domain-containing protein: protein MRIENSFLPVRGVGEKTERRLWREGITHWDAFEESAVGEAQGRRIRAFIEQGRERLAAGDAEFFYEAFPSGSRWRLYENFRPRTCFFDIETTGLDARSSDVTTVSFHRAGETTTLVRGEDLTRGALATELRAADLLVSFNGKRFDVPFLEQSFDLDIDRPHLDLMYACRQLDLTGGLKTIERAVGIERDRPDISGRDAVRLWRAHQRGDEDALDTLVSYNRADTRNLETLLDIVADRLHDDVFVAACDGR, encoded by the coding sequence GTGCGCATCGAGAACAGCTTCCTCCCGGTTCGCGGCGTCGGCGAGAAGACCGAACGCCGGCTCTGGCGCGAGGGGATCACCCACTGGGACGCGTTCGAGGAGTCCGCGGTCGGCGAGGCCCAGGGACGGCGGATCCGCGCGTTCATCGAGCAGGGCCGCGAGCGCCTCGCGGCCGGCGACGCGGAGTTCTTCTACGAGGCCTTCCCCTCCGGAAGCCGATGGCGGCTCTACGAGAACTTCCGCCCGCGAACCTGCTTCTTCGATATCGAGACCACGGGACTGGACGCCCGCTCCAGCGACGTCACCACGGTGAGCTTCCATCGGGCCGGCGAGACCACCACCCTCGTCCGAGGTGAGGACCTCACGCGCGGGGCGCTGGCGACCGAGCTCCGTGCGGCCGATCTCCTCGTTTCGTTCAACGGCAAGCGGTTCGACGTGCCGTTTCTCGAGCAATCGTTCGACCTCGACATCGACCGTCCGCACCTCGACCTGATGTACGCCTGTCGCCAGCTCGACCTCACCGGCGGGCTGAAGACCATCGAGCGTGCGGTCGGTATCGAGCGTGACCGGCCCGACATCTCCGGGCGCGACGCGGTCCGGCTCTGGCGCGCCCACCAACGCGGGGACGAGGACGCGCTCGACACCCTCGTCTCGTACAACCGCGCCGATACGAGGAACCTCGAAACCCTCCTCGACATCGTCGCCGACCGTCTCCACGACGACGTGTTCGTCGCGGCCTGCGACGGCCGATAG